The Helicoverpa armigera isolate CAAS_96S chromosome 25, ASM3070526v1, whole genome shotgun sequence genome has a window encoding:
- the LOC126054758 gene encoding uncharacterized protein LOC126054758 produces MYKTGGGPSKAPEFSEIDEKVLSICSNITGLEPRHDSDTISKSTPLEEVEDSNIIFEIEEIPENSFQPHPVVDLAIGEIVEDNQKENNWDKWHPKALKSRVSNVLKPNVSKASVTAKLDKLSEARLELVQLQMKTAKLEHQFMEEEHKLKMLHLANDERRKEELHSLQLKQNGCNCGAVQIP; encoded by the exons ATGTACAAAACTGGAGGAGGGCCTTCAAAAGCTCCAGAATTCAGTGAAATCGATGAAAAGGTGCTTAGCATCTGCTCGAACATAACAGGACTTGAGCCACGTCACGACAGTGACACTATTTCAA aatctACTCCTCTGGAAGAAGTTGAagatagtaatattatttttgaaatagaagAAATACCAGAAAATTCATTCCAACCCCATCCAGTAGTTGATTTGGCCATCGGGGAAATTGTTGAGGACAATCAAAAAG aaaataattgGGACAAATGGCACCCAAAGGCTTTAAAATCAAGGGTGTCCAATGTATTAAAACCAAATGTCTCCAAAGCTAGTGTCACCGCCAAACTAGACAAATTAAGCGAAGCTCGACTGGAGCTAGTACAGCTCCAAATGAAGACTGCCAAACTTGAGCACCAGTTTATGGAGGAGGAGCATAAACTGAAAATGTTGCATTTAGCTAATGATGAGAGAAGAAAAGAAGAATTACACTcattacaattaaaacaaaatgggtGTAATTGTGGAGCAGTTCAAATACCATGA
- the LOC126055271 gene encoding putative nuclease HARBI1, translating to MDIFDNIDDLAIEEETLINEYINPPERKERIIRPRPDHFRIWDSKEFHRRFRLRKESVQYLLSLIENKIKHQTERNQCISPMLQLLIALRFYATGSFYITVGDFGGIHSSTMCRIIKKVTEAIASLRTIFINLPRSDEDIRSTQLEFYKIARFPRVVSAIDGTHIRIQSPGGNTAEEFRNRKGFFSFNVQAMCSADLMFQDIVARWPGSTHDCMIFANSHVKYHFENGEFGNGIILGDSGYELTNYLLTPFQNPDTPTKTLYNESQIRTRNVIERCFGVWKRRFPVLSIGLRCRLPLAQDVIVACAVLHNLARSKNEEEPPVDPELHIPPQPIFPPAIADFTGDERCHTRNLILINYFHALPTE from the exons atggATATTTTCGATAATATTGATGACTTGGCTATCGAAGAAGAgactttaataaatgaatatataaatccacccgaaagaaaagaaagaataatcCGCCCAAGGCCTGATCACTTTAGGATTTGGGATTCAAAAGAATTTCATCGCAGATTCAGACTTCGGAAAGAGTCGGTGCAATATTTACTTTccctaattgaaaataaaatcaagcacCAAACAGAAAG aaatcaGTGTATTTCACCCATGTTGCAGTTATTAATTGCACTGCGATTTTATGCCACTGGAAGTTTTTACATAACTGTTGGTGATTTTGGTGGTATTCATAGTTCCACTATGTGCcgtattattaaaaaagttactgAAGCTATAGCATCTTTAAGAACAATATTCATAAACTTGCCAAGAAGTGACGAAGACATCAGAAGCACTCAactagaattttataaaatagccaGATTCCCTAGAGTAGTATCGGCTATAGATGGCACCCATATTAGGATTCAGTCGCCTGGTGGTAACACTGCAGAAGAATTCAGGAATAGAAAAGGATTCTTTTCGTTTAATGTTCAAGCAATGTGTTCAGCAGACTTGATGTTTCAAGATATAGTTGCACGTTGGCCTGGCTCTACCCATGATTGCATGATATTTGCCAATTCACATGTGAAATACCACTTTGAGAATGGTGAATTTGGCAATGGAATTATACTTGGAGATAGTGGTTATGAACTAACTAATTACCTACTCACTCCTTTTCAAAATCCAGACACACCAACTAAGACTTTATATAATGAATCACAAATTCGAACACGGAATGTTATTGAAAGGTGCTTTGGAGTTTGGAAAAGACGGTTTCCAGTCCTAAGTATAGGATTAAGGTGTAGGCTGCCGCTTGCACAAGATGTGATTGTAGCCTGTGCTGTACTACACAACTTGGCAAGATCAAAAAATGAGGAGGAACCTCCAGTGGACCCAGAATTGCATATTCCACCACAGCCTATATTTCCACCCGCTATAGCCGATTTTACTGGTGATGAAAGGTGCCATACTAGGAACTtaatcttaataaattattttcatgccTTACCTACTGAATAA